In one window of Photorhabdus laumondii subsp. laumondii DNA:
- a CDS encoding DEAD/DEAH box helicase: MLNITPKVKQVTALNMLRHDWKKHRTFLLSASVGFGKTAIAAFIADGFVSHGMRVMFVAPYTVLLDQTATRFVEYGLPADQISYVWRNHPLHDPDRLIQIASADTLIRREFPDNIDLLIIDEAHMKRRKLLEIIRDSDIRVVGLSGTPFATWMGKYYEKLIKPTTMKELISIGDLSKYEFYAPDRPDLTGVKTTSLAAFGNDYNEEQLAQIMGDSTLVGNIVRNWLENGEDRPTICFCVNVKHANYVTMEFNKSGINTEVMTAETPHDERQLIINRFEQGATKIIVNVGVLVAGFDSDVRCIIYARPTKSEIRWVQCLGRGLRTAKGKDKCLIFDHSGSVHLLGFPDEIEYDKLPSKNDGMKSSSSFSEKVKQEKIPKECHGCHYMKPAGVYVCPKCGFKPLAGENVDVDESRGLKKLGKNERIYSKEEKQSWWSQIKYYQRERENQGKPISDGWCAHTYKKKFGVWPHGLSDHLIEISPEVYNFIRSKQIAWAKMQEKQKNANSGSSERAVA, translated from the coding sequence ATGTTAAATATAACACCGAAGGTTAAGCAGGTCACCGCGCTTAACATGCTTCGTCATGACTGGAAAAAACATCGAACGTTTTTATTATCGGCCAGTGTAGGCTTTGGAAAAACAGCAATAGCGGCGTTTATTGCTGACGGATTTGTCAGTCATGGTATGAGAGTGATGTTCGTAGCCCCGTACACAGTACTTCTCGATCAGACTGCGACCCGGTTCGTTGAATACGGACTGCCAGCAGATCAAATCAGCTACGTTTGGCGAAATCATCCACTACATGACCCAGATCGACTAATTCAAATTGCTTCGGCTGACACGCTTATTCGTCGTGAGTTTCCAGACAACATCGACTTACTGATCATTGATGAAGCCCACATGAAGCGCCGTAAGTTACTGGAAATTATCAGAGATAGCGACATTCGAGTTGTTGGCTTATCAGGAACGCCATTTGCGACGTGGATGGGTAAATATTACGAGAAGTTGATTAAGCCAACGACGATGAAAGAACTCATTAGCATTGGGGATCTGAGCAAATATGAGTTCTATGCGCCCGACAGGCCCGATTTGACCGGCGTGAAAACAACAAGTTTAGCGGCTTTTGGTAATGACTATAACGAGGAGCAACTAGCCCAGATCATGGGCGATTCAACGCTGGTGGGCAATATCGTCAGGAACTGGCTGGAGAACGGCGAGGACCGGCCAACAATCTGCTTTTGTGTGAATGTTAAGCACGCTAACTATGTCACGATGGAGTTTAACAAGTCTGGTATTAACACCGAAGTGATGACAGCAGAAACCCCACATGATGAGCGGCAGTTGATCATTAACAGGTTTGAACAGGGTGCGACGAAAATCATCGTCAATGTCGGTGTACTTGTTGCCGGGTTTGATAGTGACGTGCGCTGTATCATTTATGCCCGGCCTACAAAATCAGAAATCAGATGGGTGCAATGCCTTGGGCGAGGGTTGAGAACAGCGAAGGGCAAAGATAAATGCTTGATATTCGATCACAGTGGCAGCGTCCATCTTCTCGGCTTCCCTGATGAAATTGAGTATGACAAGTTGCCATCCAAAAATGATGGCATGAAATCTTCATCAAGTTTTAGCGAGAAAGTCAAACAAGAGAAAATCCCGAAAGAATGCCATGGCTGTCATTACATGAAACCGGCTGGCGTCTATGTTTGCCCGAAATGCGGTTTCAAGCCGCTTGCTGGTGAGAACGTTGATGTTGATGAGTCTCGCGGGCTGAAAAAATTAGGGAAGAACGAGCGAATTTACAGCAAGGAAGAGAAACAAAGCTGGTGGTCACAAATTAAATATTATCAGCGTGAACGGGAAAATCAGGGGAAACCCATTTCCGATGGCTGGTGCGCTCATACATACAAGAAAAAGTTCGGTGTCTGGCCGCACGGCTTAAGCGATCACTTAATTGAAATCTCACCGGAAGTTTACAACTTCATTCGTTCTAAACAAATCGCGTGGGCAAAGATGCAGGAGAAACAGAAAAATGCGAACAGTGGAAGCAGTGAGAGGGCGGTGGCCTGA
- a CDS encoding helix-turn-helix domain-containing protein — MTKQSKIHDVEIIPNHDTKGHIFIQAYDKGIDFITKCAQERDNATIILYLKMIKDMDKETGALMVDVSTLISQTGLSKSAVYRSIKTLKESGMIRSRYSKVYEINPDGFWKGKRELRDTALFFAESNRARNVKYRLNPASAATDSFTVPATFEEET, encoded by the coding sequence ATGACTAAGCAGTCAAAAATACACGATGTTGAAATTATACCCAATCATGACACTAAAGGCCATATATTCATTCAGGCATACGACAAAGGTATTGATTTTATTACTAAATGTGCACAAGAGAGAGATAACGCAACAATAATTTTGTATTTAAAAATGATCAAGGACATGGACAAAGAGACAGGGGCGCTGATGGTCGATGTATCAACGCTCATATCACAAACCGGCTTGTCAAAAAGTGCGGTGTACAGATCGATAAAAACCCTGAAAGAGTCAGGGATGATACGCAGCAGGTACAGCAAAGTTTACGAGATAAACCCGGATGGGTTCTGGAAAGGCAAGCGGGAGTTACGAGATACCGCGTTGTTTTTTGCTGAATCAAACCGGGCAAGAAATGTGAAATACAGATTGAACCCTGCCAGCGCTGCTACAGATTCATTCACTGTTCCCGCTACGTTTGAAGAGGAAACATAG
- a CDS encoding CII family transcriptional regulator: MNIAMERKTKEIESRIRKGIVITGPKHVANAVGVHQSQISRWQTEQTGFVAKAAKLLAAIGFDANVQEVVIHGEETAQIAKALQEMLSHLRESAPSVTADEANQI, from the coding sequence ATGAATATCGCAATGGAACGCAAAACTAAAGAAATCGAATCACGAATAAGAAAGGGAATTGTCATTACCGGGCCTAAGCATGTTGCAAATGCGGTTGGCGTGCATCAGTCGCAAATAAGCAGGTGGCAAACAGAACAGACCGGCTTTGTCGCTAAGGCCGCCAAGTTGCTGGCTGCAATCGGTTTTGATGCAAATGTACAGGAAGTAGTTATTCATGGAGAAGAAACAGCACAGATAGCTAAAGCGTTGCAAGAGATGCTATCTCACTTAAGAGAAAGCGCCCCGTCTGTTACAGCAGATGAGGCTAATCAAATATAA
- a CDS encoding helix-turn-helix domain-containing protein has translation METLSERLKRKRSEMNMTQSDLAGRVGMTQQSIQLIEAGITKRPRFIFEIANVLKCDPSWLLYGNPN, from the coding sequence ATGGAAACATTATCAGAGCGACTCAAACGGAAACGTTCAGAGATGAACATGACACAATCTGATTTGGCAGGAAGGGTAGGGATGACGCAGCAATCTATACAATTGATAGAAGCTGGTATCACTAAACGTCCTCGTTTCATATTTGAGATCGCTAATGTATTGAAGTGTGATCCATCTTGGCTGTTATATGGAAATCCAAACTAA
- a CDS encoding XRE family transcriptional regulator gives MTIAERVKTRRIEMGLTQTELADLIGTKQQSIEQLEKGKTKRPRFLPELAVALQCSVSYLLYGTEDKKEEIEYAGKPKNGLVRVIGEAVLGIDGAVDMVEFHAGWLRICSTDHDAYGLKVKGDSMWPRIQSGEFVVIEPNTPVHPGDEVFVRTNNGHNMIKIMNITRNGDYQFSSINSDHRPITIPKNNVIMIHYVSAIIKNTRYIDDDEIS, from the coding sequence ATGACGATCGCAGAGCGAGTAAAAACTAGACGAATTGAGATGGGCTTAACTCAAACTGAGCTGGCTGATTTGATCGGAACAAAACAACAGTCAATAGAACAACTAGAAAAGGGGAAAACAAAAAGACCGCGTTTTCTCCCTGAGCTTGCTGTCGCCTTACAATGTTCTGTAAGTTATCTACTTTACGGTACGGAAGATAAAAAAGAAGAAATAGAATACGCCGGAAAGCCTAAAAACGGATTAGTTAGAGTAATTGGAGAAGCTGTTCTCGGTATTGACGGTGCCGTAGACATGGTTGAATTCCATGCTGGATGGTTACGCATTTGTAGTACTGATCATGATGCATATGGATTAAAAGTTAAGGGAGATAGCATGTGGCCCCGCATACAGTCTGGTGAATTTGTTGTTATTGAACCAAACACTCCGGTGCATCCCGGTGATGAAGTTTTTGTTAGAACAAATAATGGTCATAACATGATAAAAATTATGAACATAACACGAAATGGTGATTATCAGTTTTCAAGTATAAACAGCGATCATCGACCAATAACAATCCCTAAGAATAATGTAATAATGATTCATTATGTATCGGCTATTATAAAAAATACGCGTTACATTGATGACGACGAAATTAGCTAA
- a CDS encoding recombinase RecT, protein MSTAVQKVYEIINPLKTEFEQICSEPGIVFKRESEFAMQIFANNDFLATTALNNPVSARSAVMNIAAIGISLNPAQKLAYLVPRNKSVCLDISYMGLMHIAQQSGAIKWCQSAVVRKNDIFKRTSIDTAPIHEYNEFDTAQSRGDIVGAYTVIKTDDCDYITHTMRASAIFDIRDRSSAWIAYKTKGKSCPWVTDEEQMILKTVVKQAAKYWPRRERLDKAIDYVNTEAGEGIDFSKGQNSYIDVTPAADSTIESITNLLTTMNKTWDDDLLPLCSKIFRRQILSPAELTESEAIKASDFLRKKAS, encoded by the coding sequence ATGAGCACAGCAGTACAAAAAGTTTATGAAATCATCAACCCGCTCAAGACTGAATTTGAGCAAATTTGTAGTGAGCCGGGCATAGTATTTAAACGTGAGTCTGAATTTGCTATGCAGATATTCGCAAATAATGATTTTTTAGCCACAACTGCATTAAATAATCCGGTTTCAGCGCGTAGCGCAGTAATGAACATTGCAGCAATTGGCATTAGTCTAAACCCTGCGCAAAAGCTGGCTTATCTAGTGCCACGAAACAAAAGCGTGTGTCTTGATATCAGTTACATGGGTTTGATGCACATCGCTCAACAATCGGGTGCTATTAAGTGGTGTCAATCCGCTGTTGTTCGAAAAAATGACATATTCAAGCGCACATCTATTGATACTGCGCCAATTCACGAATACAACGAATTCGACACAGCGCAATCGAGGGGGGACATTGTCGGCGCGTATACAGTAATCAAAACGGATGACTGTGATTACATTACTCACACAATGAGAGCATCAGCTATATTTGATATCAGAGATAGATCATCGGCATGGATAGCATATAAAACAAAAGGGAAATCGTGTCCGTGGGTCACGGACGAGGAACAAATGATTTTAAAAACCGTAGTCAAGCAGGCGGCTAAGTATTGGCCTCGCAGGGAGCGATTAGATAAAGCCATTGACTATGTAAACACAGAGGCGGGTGAAGGAATTGATTTTAGCAAAGGTCAAAACTCTTACATTGACGTAACTCCCGCAGCAGATAGCACAATCGAAAGTATAACAAACTTACTTACAACAATGAATAAAACTTGGGACGATGATTTACTTCCACTTTGTTCAAAGATATTCAGACGACAAATATTATCACCCGCCGAATTAACAGAGTCGGAGGCAATTAAAGCATCTGATTTTTTAAGGAAAAAGGCATCATAA
- a CDS encoding YqaJ viral recombinase family protein produces MISNELILSKTGVDLLTVEQGSHDWQRLRLGVITASEAGKVISKPRSGTKWTDMKLTYFYTLLGEVCTGSTPEVNAKTLAWGKNYEESARATFEFVADVNVTETSILFKDESLRTACSPDGICSDGLGLELKCPFTTAVFMKFRLGGFDAIKSEYMAQVQYSMWVTGKNEWYFANYDPRMTREGIHYVVVERDNEYMSQFNDMVPDFIEKMDESLNEIGFKFGDQWK; encoded by the coding sequence ATGATCAGCAATGAACTCATTCTCAGCAAAACAGGGGTTGATTTGCTCACAGTCGAACAGGGAAGTCATGATTGGCAGCGGTTAAGATTGGGAGTAATAACGGCATCGGAAGCCGGAAAAGTGATATCAAAACCGCGTAGTGGTACAAAATGGACAGACATGAAGCTGACATATTTCTATACACTTCTGGGCGAAGTGTGCACAGGTAGTACGCCGGAAGTAAATGCAAAAACATTAGCGTGGGGAAAAAATTACGAAGAATCAGCAAGAGCAACTTTTGAATTTGTAGCTGATGTAAATGTAACGGAAACTTCAATTCTATTTAAAGATGAATCGCTCAGAACCGCATGCTCACCAGATGGTATTTGTAGTGACGGACTTGGGCTTGAACTTAAATGTCCTTTTACTACTGCTGTATTTATGAAATTCCGCTTGGGTGGTTTTGATGCTATTAAATCTGAATATATGGCTCAAGTTCAATATTCGATGTGGGTCACAGGTAAAAATGAATGGTACTTTGCTAATTATGACCCGCGTATGACTCGTGAAGGGATTCATTACGTTGTTGTTGAGCGTGACAACGAATATATGAGTCAGTTTAATGATATGGTTCCCGATTTCATAGAAAAAATGGACGAATCATTAAATGAAATCGGCTTCAAATTTGGCGATCAATGGAAATGA
- a CDS encoding DUF1317 family protein yields the protein MKHNHDDIQVGRVYCPYSTFHSGWLTPGGKITKNPFTAYNAAEEKNNYLKSLEDELNKNKDDYMYGEKFNGDPCPQGHTLRYVSNGSCTECQKHKDKKRKKEKRESKNKVYLDDFTHSVFIIGNPERCKNQSV from the coding sequence ATGAAACACAATCATGATGATATCCAAGTTGGGAGGGTTTATTGTCCATATTCCACATTTCACAGCGGCTGGTTAACTCCAGGAGGGAAAATAACCAAGAATCCATTTACAGCATATAATGCCGCTGAGGAGAAAAATAATTATCTTAAGTCTCTTGAAGATGAGTTAAATAAAAATAAGGATGATTATATGTACGGTGAGAAATTTAACGGCGATCCGTGCCCACAGGGGCACACGCTAAGATATGTATCCAATGGTAGCTGTACTGAATGCCAAAAACATAAAGATAAAAAGAGAAAAAAGGAAAAAAGAGAGAGTAAAAATAAAGTCTATCTCGACGATTTTACTCATAGCGTATTTATTATCGGGAATCCCGAAAGATGTAAAAATCAATCAGTTTAA
- a CDS encoding zinc-finger-containing protein has protein sequence MKRTPWNPDTRAIQRVKDPLPIPVRCHYCFGHVTIAHHEKVFGKIHSKWPWLYICTECKAYVGLHPYTDIPLGTLADYPTRIARMSGKREFEEMREKWNLERTDAYQLLARKLGINFRKCHFGWFDIDTCYRAKEICENMIIKKR, from the coding sequence ATGAAAAGAACGCCCTGGAATCCAGATACGCGAGCCATTCAGCGGGTTAAAGACCCGCTACCAATTCCCGTGAGATGTCATTATTGCTTCGGCCACGTAACAATAGCCCATCATGAAAAAGTATTCGGCAAAATCCACAGTAAATGGCCGTGGCTATATATTTGCACTGAGTGTAAAGCATATGTCGGTCTACACCCATACACTGATATTCCACTCGGCACACTGGCAGATTACCCGACACGGATAGCTCGGATGAGTGGCAAACGAGAGTTTGAAGAAATGCGAGAGAAATGGAATTTAGAACGCACGGATGCATATCAATTGCTAGCACGGAAGCTAGGAATTAACTTTAGGAAATGTCACTTCGGCTGGTTCGATATTGACACTTGTTATAGAGCTAAAGAAATTTGCGAAAATATGATTATTAAAAAGAGGTAA
- a CDS encoding DUF5405 family protein, which yields MEIRLDKYVITSDEHQFILNEIKINKGGKNIGKERLQTIGYYPRLEQLIKKLILLEIRRDDIKSLQDISDRINQVATEISLKIK from the coding sequence ATGGAAATAAGATTAGATAAATATGTCATCACATCAGATGAGCATCAGTTCATTCTTAATGAGATTAAAATAAACAAGGGAGGTAAAAACATCGGTAAAGAGAGGTTGCAAACAATCGGCTATTATCCACGACTGGAGCAATTAATTAAGAAATTAATTTTATTAGAAATTCGTCGCGATGATATTAAATCACTGCAAGATATAAGTGATAGAATAAATCAAGTTGCAACAGAAATTTCATTGAAAATAAAGTAG
- a CDS encoding MT-A70 family methyltransferase — MKYELIYADPPWQYNNASSRGAANNHYKTTSFFDLTKLPIHSIAADNSVLAMWYTGNFAMEAIKLAEAWGFKVKTMKLFTWVKLNKLTGDRIDKNGVQDFFDFMEILNKETVIGMGNYTRANTEDALLAVRGNGIERISAAVKQVVFSCVGEHSEKPWEVRNRLEQLYGNVPRIELFARRKIHGWHAWGNESPINNIEFIQEIKSHEIN, encoded by the coding sequence ATGAAATATGAACTTATTTATGCCGACCCTCCGTGGCAGTATAATAATGCATCTTCACGCGGTGCAGCGAATAATCACTATAAGACAACATCTTTCTTCGATTTAACTAAACTCCCCATCCATTCTATAGCCGCCGACAACTCAGTTCTTGCAATGTGGTATACGGGTAATTTTGCAATGGAAGCAATTAAACTGGCCGAGGCGTGGGGCTTTAAAGTTAAAACAATGAAGCTCTTCACGTGGGTGAAATTAAATAAATTGACTGGTGATCGGATAGATAAAAACGGAGTTCAAGATTTCTTTGATTTCATGGAGATATTAAACAAAGAAACGGTGATCGGGATGGGTAACTACACGCGAGCAAATACAGAGGATGCATTGCTCGCAGTTCGCGGAAATGGAATTGAACGGATTAGTGCGGCAGTGAAGCAAGTGGTTTTCTCTTGTGTCGGAGAGCATTCAGAAAAGCCGTGGGAGGTCAGAAACAGACTTGAACAACTATATGGAAATGTCCCACGCATCGAATTATTTGCAAGAAGAAAAATTCACGGATGGCATGCATGGGGAAATGAGTCCCCAATTAATAATATTGAATTTATACAGGAAATAAAATCACATGAAATTAATTAG
- a CDS encoding tyrosine-type recombinase/integrase, with amino-acid sequence MASRPRKKEFRHLPDFLYYDKSVNEYRLTLVNGKRKCVGSDKAVAIAIAREYNNIMRPESSVSVSSLVKESGGKYGESLPFHHHIDNLFSRIIKDENPSDNTLADWRNDIERMKTFFTDTLACDISLEHVNNYIKHYHNDASANVQNRKVSFLKKVFSYAMDESLMLDNPAERKKMKRTDKKKRRRLSFDDFMLIRNAAEPWLRTAMDLALQTTQARLEVSRIRYNIKSPKEGVCGCVWYTEPKNGIHGMLYIHRQKVQHKEASHIAIPIGSTIKAIIDASRDNIASPYVVHRVPERLPTKISKEVNHPTQIAPDYLSRAFSSLRDKVGVASCLPLDERPTFHEIRALAAHIFKEQGIDPQARMAHSDAKSTKIYTQNHVDWVEVPHAEIAI; translated from the coding sequence ATGGCATCAAGACCAAGAAAAAAGGAATTTAGGCACTTACCTGATTTTCTTTATTACGATAAATCTGTTAATGAGTACAGATTGACCCTCGTTAATGGAAAAAGGAAGTGCGTTGGTAGCGACAAGGCTGTCGCTATTGCCATAGCGAGAGAATATAACAATATAATGAGGCCGGAGTCATCTGTATCTGTCAGTTCGCTAGTTAAAGAATCAGGTGGAAAATACGGAGAATCCCTTCCGTTTCATCATCATATTGATAACCTTTTTTCCCGTATTATTAAAGATGAAAATCCGTCTGACAACACTCTTGCGGATTGGCGAAATGATATAGAACGAATGAAGACGTTTTTTACTGATACACTAGCATGTGATATATCACTTGAACACGTTAATAATTATATCAAACATTATCATAACGATGCGTCAGCAAACGTCCAAAATAGGAAGGTCTCTTTCTTAAAAAAAGTATTCAGCTACGCAATGGATGAATCATTAATGCTCGACAATCCAGCCGAGCGCAAGAAAATGAAGCGTACTGATAAAAAGAAACGTCGCAGGCTTTCATTTGATGATTTCATGCTTATACGTAATGCCGCTGAACCGTGGTTACGAACAGCAATGGATCTTGCATTGCAAACCACTCAAGCACGGTTAGAAGTTTCCCGTATCAGATACAACATCAAATCACCGAAGGAAGGTGTTTGCGGCTGTGTATGGTATACGGAGCCAAAAAACGGCATTCATGGTATGCTTTATATTCACAGGCAAAAAGTCCAGCATAAAGAAGCATCACACATTGCGATCCCAATTGGTTCAACGATAAAAGCTATCATCGATGCCAGCCGGGATAATATCGCAAGCCCATACGTTGTTCATCGAGTACCAGAACGTTTACCAACTAAAATAAGCAAAGAAGTTAATCATCCCACTCAAATTGCTCCCGATTATTTAAGTAGGGCATTTTCTTCCTTGAGGGATAAAGTTGGCGTGGCGTCATGTCTCCCACTTGATGAAAGGCCAACATTTCACGAAATTCGGGCGTTGGCTGCTCATATATTTAAAGAACAGGGTATAGATCCACAAGCTCGGATGGCACACAGTGACGCTAAATCAACAAAAATTTATACTCAAAACCATGTCGATTGGGTCGAGGTTCCACACGCAGAAATAGCTATCTGA
- a CDS encoding tail fiber assembly protein, which yields MYLKDEVTNETLSLLQDLVDLKMATEAEKAALLDWKKYRVLLTCVDILQASDIKWPQMPK from the coding sequence TTGTATCTTAAAGACGAGGTCACAAATGAAACGCTCTCATTGCTGCAAGACTTGGTTGACCTTAAAATGGCTACCGAAGCAGAAAAAGCCGCTTTGTTGGATTGGAAAAAATACAGAGTATTACTCACTTGTGTAGATATTTTACAAGCGTCTGATATTAAGTGGCCGCAGATGCCCAAATGA
- a CDS encoding type II toxin-antitoxin system HicA family toxin: MFFKKLTPLKYAEVIKGLTALGFEMKPKRGTSHEQWVKKTEGG, translated from the coding sequence ATGTTTTTTAAGAAATTAACGCCGTTGAAATACGCCGAAGTCATTAAAGGGCTTACTGCTCTTGGTTTTGAGATGAAACCTAAAAGGGGGACTTCTCATGAGCAATGGGTCAAGAAAACTGAGGGCGGTTAA
- a CDS encoding type II toxin-antitoxin system HicB family antitoxin: MRLRCMAYRQDGMYVAACLDLSLAAQGDNIDEAVNKLEAQIEDYLSEVKSEPQYEKQMLSRKAPLSMWFKYWRIAFRIFMNRKDSGLAKVFNEQCEPA, translated from the coding sequence ATGAGATTACGTTGCATGGCTTATCGTCAAGATGGGATGTATGTAGCTGCCTGTTTGGATCTTTCTTTGGCTGCACAGGGTGACAATATAGATGAAGCAGTAAATAAACTCGAAGCCCAGATTGAAGATTACCTCAGTGAGGTGAAATCAGAACCTCAGTACGAAAAACAGATGTTAAGCCGAAAAGCACCGCTATCTATGTGGTTTAAATATTGGCGAATTGCCTTTCGAATTTTCATGAACAGAAAAGACAGTGGCCTAGCTAAAGTTTTTAATGAACAGTGTGAACCCGCTTGA
- a CDS encoding P22AR C-terminal domain-containing protein, with protein MNALAKIKAESNFTIFKFGSHEIRVINKDGEPWFVAHDVCSALEIQNITQAIERLDDDERSMFNIGHQDDINVVSESGMYTLVLRCRDAIKQGSIPHRFRKWVTNEVLPSIRKVGNYHSPKIITDEHTLLRDAVNMLVGKRGMMCSEAYSFIHQRFNISHIDQLPMDKITEAIEYVHKLVPEDESIGKAELPALEIKQYKQQFTDDELCSLCWLWRDAVEMISSISDVYPILRAAEHRLEGKYYSMSHEYPRNMNIVRRVLNSLRFGNLPF; from the coding sequence ATGAATGCATTAGCTAAAATTAAAGCTGAAAGTAATTTCACTATATTCAAATTCGGATCTCATGAAATCCGCGTTATCAATAAAGATGGTGAGCCGTGGTTTGTTGCTCACGATGTTTGCTCTGCTCTAGAAATTCAAAATATCACGCAAGCTATTGAAAGATTGGATGATGATGAGCGGTCTATGTTTAATATAGGGCATCAGGATGATATTAATGTTGTCAGCGAATCCGGAATGTATACCTTAGTACTTCGTTGTCGTGATGCAATTAAGCAAGGCTCTATTCCTCACCGTTTCCGTAAGTGGGTCACAAATGAAGTTTTGCCATCAATTAGGAAAGTAGGGAATTATCACTCTCCTAAAATCATAACTGATGAACACACTCTATTACGTGATGCTGTAAATATGCTTGTTGGTAAACGTGGGATGATGTGTTCAGAAGCATACAGTTTCATCCATCAACGTTTTAATATATCTCATATTGATCAACTGCCAATGGATAAAATCACTGAAGCTATCGAGTATGTTCATAAGCTTGTGCCCGAAGATGAATCTATTGGTAAAGCCGAGTTACCAGCACTCGAAATTAAACAATATAAACAACAATTCACTGATGATGAGCTGTGTAGTCTTTGCTGGTTATGGCGAGATGCTGTCGAGATGATTAGTTCAATATCTGATGTTTATCCCATTCTGAGAGCTGCGGAACATAGGCTTGAAGGTAAATATTATTCAATGTCACATGAATATCCACGAAACATGAACATAGTCCGGCGAGTATTAAACAGCTTAAGATTTGGAAATCTACCGTTCTAA
- a CDS encoding DUF4431 domain-containing protein translates to MYKKIAAIKTTENCYKERQKITLDGTLLRITYPGPPNYESVENGDSPETYWVLQPDKTIKCAKGAPEWGDRSLMQLVVQEEFYTVYRSLIGHRVKVTGTIMYAVTGHHHTPIMLETQRIEAAK, encoded by the coding sequence ATGTACAAAAAAATTGCTGCGATTAAAACAACAGAGAACTGCTATAAAGAAAGACAAAAAATTACGCTTGATGGCACCTTATTAAGGATCACCTATCCCGGCCCGCCAAATTATGAAAGCGTGGAAAACGGGGATAGCCCTGAAACTTATTGGGTGCTGCAACCGGATAAGACGATAAAATGTGCCAAGGGTGCACCAGAATGGGGGGATCGTAGTCTGATGCAACTGGTGGTTCAGGAGGAATTTTATACAGTGTATCGAAGCCTTATCGGACACCGCGTGAAAGTAACCGGAACCATTATGTACGCGGTTACTGGACATCACCACACACCGATAATGCTTGAAACTCAACGAATTGAAGCGGCTAAATAG